CAAGGAATTCTGGGGTTCAAATTTTGTCAACAAATGCAAGGTATTTTGATTCCAGGGCACTAATTTAACCAATCAGAAGCTGACCCCAATAATAGCTTCCCTCTAGCCAACCAGGTGATAGCCCCAAGGCATTAATAAGGGACATGCATGTCTTTTCTTATCCGCTTGATTTGTCCTAAAAATCTCAATCTCTTTTTTGAAGGCAAAATATCACAATCTCTTGTATTTGTGGATGTGCAGAGTATGCTTTTGGGCTTACTAGTTATAATACCTCTACTTGGACGTGCATTTCTAGTCATTCAACTTAATTCCTAAATTTCCATCAGCTTCTGAATAAATGCCGAAATGAATCGACCAAAtttgtggagcacaccaatttTTTTCCTGTCAAATCTGAAGTCTAGCCAAATCTGTTGAACACAGAAAGATTCAACTAAACTAAAATGTTCTTAGTAAACCAAAGAATTAAATTGCACTATGGAAAACAAAATTCAAGTTCGCAAAATTATTCGTTTCCTTTTTTGAAAGAGCAAGGACAACACACGCATACAACAATCACACGAGTGTAAAGAAAATGACCATTCTTTTTGTTTCCAAGAATACAAGAGATACACATGCATACACCCAGAAAATTTTTAGCAAACAAAATTCATTCTGTGGATTTTTCTGAAATAATATCTGACAAAAATCCAGATGGAATTCACATGTAGCTTTTATGGGATTAGTAACCCCCATGTGGCCGCCATGTGAGTGCCCTTCGTGAGTTTTGGCGCGAAGAGGAAGGGGGGTGGTGTGGAAGAAAAGGCACTGCATGGTGGGCTCTGCCACGCCCCCACACCCACAAGCTATCATGCTTCCATGTTACTGTCTCACTGCCGCTGCACTCGAATGCCCTGTCCATGGAGTACCACAGTATAGTCCACAGCAAACAAAGTCAAGAGTCTCTTGCTAATGGAGAAACACATGCAATTAAAGCTGCTACAGCAAGAATCATACGATCCACATGGATAGGCTTGCAGACTTCAACACTCTTTTTGTATTGTGCACATACTCTCGTGGAATTTCAAGTTCAACTTGTGTTTGGATTATATTTAATAATATGTACATTGTTAAGTAGTACGAGAAAGTGGTTACCAAATACATTGCATGACTACCTTCTTGTATACCTATCCAACCAAAAACTTATTCTAGTAGATACTCTATAACAGAAGTGGCAAGAATAATTTGTCATAATCAGGAAAGGTACACATATTTGTTTAGTGAATTGAATATGCTGCAAGATCAGTAATAATTAGAACTAGTATCTCCAGTTAGTTATATATTTAGATTGCATGATGTGCACAAcaaaaagaggaaaagtataTACAGAGCTGTACGGAAACAATGCTAATGGATGGTCAATTCTCACTTTATTATAATTTAGCATACTTTTGGTCAAACTATTCAAGAACTTTATACGTTCTTTTTGCCCTCCGCAATTTTAGTACAATGATTTTCAAGTCTTTTCCTATCATTCTTTCTTAATTGCTCGTTGTGCATTGATGCAACAATACTGCACTGAAATTAACATTAGCGCAACACCAATCAAAGAAGTTGATAATGATCCTTTTAGATGGAAATGCCTTGTTACTTTGGTTTAGAGAAAAAAGAATTGCCTAATCAAAACTTGATTAGTCAGTCATCTCTGGCGAATGGACACGCCTTCCTTTTCTCCGGGGAACAATATTTAGCATTGATTTATGATGACTATTTGGATGTTATTAGGGTCCAAGTGGGGCTGGTCTAGCATGTGCAGGCATGTGCATGGTCTGCAGCCCATCCCCCCCTTCCTTCCCTCTTCCCAACCCTCTTCTAACATGTCCCCCCCCGGAAAGTGTactctttctcctcttcttttccttttcccatACCATCTTTCATACTTCACACCTTTTGTTTCTTACTCCCTAAGTTTATTTAATAATGAATATAAAATTCGGAACAAGAGGCACACTCCAGTGGAAGTTATATAACTGCTTTTGACAGTTAAAAAGACCGTTCGAGTTGGGGGTCCCTCTATATATCTATCcgagatatttttttttcctcgttGTGCataccatttttttttactttattgAAACAGGACACACATTGACTCATGAAAATAATTGCCAATGCCAATAAAAAGTGGTGTCATGAAAACAAAGGATCTATCTTTTTATTCTGTATCACgtatttaaaagaaaaaaaatcaaagcgtTCGTGTGTTGTCACTTGTGTAAGTAATGTTTACCTGATCCATGGCCGCAAGTACGTCTGTATCAAATTAATAACCTAATTATCTTGCCTTTCTAGAGCCATAATAACTAATTTCATGATTCAGTAACTAAGTACTACATCTAGTCGAATTTACTCGTCGTTCAGGAGTTAACAGAAACAAAAGTACAATGTGTATGTCCCAAACATGGCTCTTTCTTTTAATAAATCCAAATGGATGGTTCAAACAAGAACAATATACCCTACACGCTGCACAATGAATAGCAGCTGAGCGAGGCCACATGCAACTTTCTTGGGCACGCCTAGCAGCTACCTTCTTTATATTCACATAAACCCTCCCTTTGCAGCTCCAAAAACACAAACCcatcaccctcctcctcctcctcctcttctccttccatcTCCTTCCAAGAACCAATCGAACAAACAAAGGGAGCTCGCCATTGCTTGCTCCTCGCGGAAGTAACACCAATGCATGCCCCGAGGAAGTTCAAGAAGGCCTTCATGGCGGCGCTCCTGCTGAGCCTGCGTGCGGCCGGTCAGGCGTCCAAGTCCATGGGCCTCCGGGAGCGCCGGGACGCCGTCAGGCTCTCCTCCGACGTGGCGATGGCGCTGGCGTCTGCCCGGGCCGGCGGGGCGGCACCACGCCCGACGCCGGCGTGGGCGCGCGCCCTCGTCGCCAGGCACGCGGCGGAGCGGCGCAACGAGGCGGTCATGCGCCGCATCATGGGCGGCGCCGGCTACGagatggccgccgcggcggtggcggcggcgaggggcaggAAGGAGGCGCGGAGCAGGAGGATCGTGAGGAAGTCCCGCCGGGTGTGCAGCGGC
The genomic region above belongs to Setaria italica strain Yugu1 chromosome VI, Setaria_italica_v2.0, whole genome shotgun sequence and contains:
- the LOC101757088 gene encoding transcription factor IBH1-like — translated: MHAPRKFKKAFMAALLLSLRAAGQASKSMGLRERRDAVRLSSDVAMALASARAGGAAPRPTPAWARALVARHAAERRNEAVMRRIMGGAGYEMAAAAVAAARGRKEARSRRIVRKSRRVCSGSAGRKRRSPLTAAAANSGGGRCGAMAAARWMVKARLQVLRSLVPGGEALRGLSLLSETLDYVVCLKTQVELMQCLCKGSRPQLG